The following are from one region of the Camarhynchus parvulus chromosome 3, STF_HiC, whole genome shotgun sequence genome:
- the DPY30 gene encoding protein dpy-30 homolog, with protein sequence MEGEQIMEGQPQVPENPHSEYGLTENVERIVENEKLNAEKTSKQKVDLQSLPTRAYLDQTVVPILLQGLAVLAKERPPNPIEFLAAYLLKNKSQFEDRN encoded by the exons ATGGAGGGAGAACAGATTATGGAGGGACAGCCACAG gttcctgaaaatcctcaTTCCGAATACGGCCTCACTGAAAATGTAGAG aggATAGTAGAAAATGAGAAACTAAATGCTGAGAAAACATCAAAGCAGAAGGTGGATCTTCAGTCATTACCCACACGTGCCTACTTGGATCAGACAGTTGTACCTATCTTGCTACAGGGACTTGCTGTTCTTGCAAAAGAGAG accGCCCAATCCCATTGAATTTCTAGCAGcatatcttttaaaaaacaagtcaCAATTTGAGGACCGAAATTAA